In one Bosea sp. RAC05 genomic region, the following are encoded:
- a CDS encoding methyl-accepting chemotaxis protein encodes MDLIIALVESLSFILLAALAVTVLTPRLERYRLARSLVVGLLFAAAGLASMTHPFLIAPGVTVSSRNIAALLAGVVGGPLAAGATVLPLSLLRYSQGGSGMVMGVVGILLSGAAGLAIFWRRPRRERSMVKGDIPLIALAAGGVLLPTPLLLPNAEMIWTVLTQALPPTLVVNVAGATLGALIILIDADRREMAYQFRNLAERVPGTLYQRIVSPGGRVSYRFASFQLGELLGLKQEEVERDARVWIDRMIPEDRARFEESCRNGFDPSDNWRLQLRYHGKDGAIVALRSEATMRQLPDGTRIWDGILFDVTDERTLEARRAEIEAARRRQLDDLAGQLEVTVGKALGDVARSARSMHEAASAMMRSADNTTSRAVAATQEVESASSRIASVARAAEEIDASIRELNRQADQADRSAHEAACYVRESQRDVAGLETAADKASDVLGFIEDIASRTNLLALNATIEAARAGAAGRGFAVVAGEVKNLAEQTQKATRDIAATLQDIRAAATTASGAVAFMDRTMGDMEQNAGVIARVVNRQADLASTIAADAQAVAGNAVLVTSNVGSVGDEAHVTGEAARLVVEAARTVEEQTGALDVYVGQFVASVRRQL; translated from the coding sequence ATGGACTTGATCATCGCCCTCGTCGAGAGCCTGTCCTTCATCCTGCTGGCGGCGCTCGCGGTCACGGTCCTCACCCCGAGGCTGGAGCGCTACAGACTGGCGCGGTCGCTCGTGGTTGGCCTGCTGTTCGCGGCGGCGGGCCTCGCCAGCATGACCCATCCCTTCCTGATCGCGCCCGGCGTGACCGTCAGTTCCCGCAACATCGCGGCGCTGCTGGCCGGTGTCGTCGGCGGTCCGCTGGCCGCCGGCGCCACGGTGCTGCCGTTGTCGCTGCTGCGCTATTCGCAGGGCGGCTCGGGCATGGTGATGGGCGTCGTGGGCATCCTGCTGAGCGGGGCCGCCGGGCTGGCGATCTTCTGGCGCAGGCCGCGCCGCGAGCGCAGCATGGTCAAGGGCGACATCCCCCTGATCGCGCTCGCCGCTGGCGGCGTCCTGCTCCCGACGCCGCTGCTGCTGCCGAACGCCGAGATGATCTGGACGGTCCTGACCCAGGCGCTGCCGCCGACGCTGGTCGTGAACGTGGCTGGCGCGACACTGGGCGCGCTGATCATCCTGATCGACGCCGACCGCCGGGAGATGGCCTACCAGTTCCGCAATCTGGCGGAGCGCGTGCCCGGCACCCTCTATCAGCGCATCGTCTCCCCCGGTGGCCGGGTCAGCTATCGCTTCGCCTCCTTCCAGCTCGGCGAATTGCTCGGCCTCAAGCAGGAGGAGGTCGAGCGCGATGCCCGGGTCTGGATCGACCGGATGATTCCCGAGGATCGGGCGCGTTTCGAGGAGAGCTGCCGGAACGGCTTCGATCCGAGCGACAACTGGCGCCTCCAGCTGCGCTACCACGGCAAGGATGGGGCCATCGTCGCCCTGCGCAGCGAAGCGACGATGCGACAGCTGCCGGACGGCACGCGGATCTGGGACGGAATCCTGTTCGACGTCACCGACGAGCGGACGCTCGAGGCGCGGCGTGCCGAGATCGAGGCGGCGCGTCGCCGCCAGCTCGACGATCTCGCGGGTCAGCTCGAAGTCACGGTCGGCAAGGCGCTGGGGGACGTCGCCCGCTCGGCCCGCAGCATGCACGAGGCTGCGAGCGCGATGATGCGCAGCGCCGACAACACGACCAGCCGGGCTGTGGCGGCGACGCAGGAGGTCGAAAGCGCCTCGAGCCGCATCGCCAGCGTCGCGCGGGCAGCCGAGGAGATCGACGCGTCGATCCGCGAGCTCAACCGCCAGGCTGACCAGGCCGACCGCTCGGCGCATGAGGCGGCGTGCTATGTCCGCGAATCGCAGCGCGACGTGGCCGGGCTCGAGACCGCGGCCGACAAGGCCAGCGACGTGCTGGGCTTCATCGAGGACATTGCCTCACGGACCAATCTGCTGGCGCTCAATGCGACGATCGAGGCCGCGCGCGCCGGTGCGGCCGGTCGCGGCTTCGCCGTCGTCGCGGGCGAGGTCAAGAATCTCGCCGAGCAGACCCAAAAGGCGACCCGCGACATTGCCGCCACCCTGCAGGACATCCGGGCGGCGGCGACGACGGCCTCGGGCGCCGTCGCCTTCATGGACAGGACGATGGGCGACATGGAGCAGAACGCCGGCGTGATCGCCCGCGTCGTCAACCGGCAGGCGGACCTCGCCTCCACCATCGCCGCCGATGCGCAGGCCGTCGCCGGCAATGCGGTGCTGGTGACCAGCAATGTCGGCTCGGTCGGTGACGAGGCGCATGTCACGGGCGAGGCCGCGCGTCTGGTCGTCGAGGCGGCGCGCACCGTCGAGGAGCAGACCGGCGCGCTCGACGTCTATGTCGGGCAATTCGTCGCCAGCGTGCGCCGCCAGCTCTGA
- a CDS encoding ABC transporter ATP-binding protein/permease — protein MALRFARLTGGFWSGRTAARAWFWSLLLASAIILSVFANVTVNRWNGWFFDALEKRDSESALIAMAVFPVLVLIVAGLGVVILVSRETFQVHWRQWVTARLADSWVGQRRFFRLSLSGYEPANPEYRIADDVRWATEPVVDFAIGLLSAVITIITFIEILWKIGGSLTVEAGGTTVVIPAYLVLAAIVYAVLVSGLITIVGRKLPGLIAARNEGEARLRFSLMRIRDHGETIALSRTEAGERRAVARTYDSLVGRWLAMIRQRGRLTWITNGSGALVPVVPLLLAAPKYLSGDMSLGGVVQVAAAFVMVQNAFNWVLDNFMRIAEWLAAARRVNELADALERVDHEPPGEHLAIAPSADGLLHLEEVTLIDRDGRTLVADISCALTPGTTLHISGELGLGKAALIQAVAGLWPWGRGEIRLPEGAFVTAVPHKLHLSEGSLRAVLETGRTLPEEQLQTVLRRYGLSSLAPMLDETRDWDRELATGDRQRLALARAELEQPDIVLLDEATSAFDTDAALELLDHLRAARPEAIIIAFGQGAGFAEAATHRLLLKRAGGVVRMAARPAAADPAASPLAAPAHAGPAE, from the coding sequence GTGGCGCTGCGCTTCGCGCGGCTCACCGGCGGCTTCTGGAGCGGTCGGACCGCAGCTCGGGCCTGGTTCTGGTCACTGCTGCTGGCCAGCGCCATCATTCTCTCCGTCTTCGCCAACGTCACCGTCAACCGCTGGAACGGCTGGTTCTTCGACGCGCTGGAAAAACGCGACAGCGAGAGCGCGCTGATCGCCATGGCGGTCTTTCCTGTGCTCGTGCTGATCGTGGCGGGGCTCGGGGTGGTGATCCTGGTCTCCCGCGAGACCTTCCAGGTCCATTGGCGGCAATGGGTGACGGCGAGGCTTGCCGATTCCTGGGTGGGACAGCGCCGCTTCTTCCGGCTCAGCCTCTCCGGCTACGAGCCCGCCAATCCGGAATACCGCATTGCCGACGACGTCCGCTGGGCGACGGAGCCGGTGGTCGACTTCGCGATCGGCCTGCTCTCGGCCGTCATCACGATCATCACCTTCATCGAGATCCTCTGGAAGATCGGTGGTTCGCTGACCGTCGAGGCGGGCGGCACGACGGTGGTGATCCCGGCCTATCTCGTCCTCGCCGCGATCGTCTATGCCGTGCTGGTCTCGGGGCTGATCACCATCGTCGGTCGCAAGCTGCCCGGCCTCATCGCCGCCCGCAACGAGGGCGAGGCGCGCCTGCGCTTCTCGCTCATGCGCATCCGCGACCATGGCGAGACCATCGCCCTGTCCCGCACCGAAGCGGGCGAGCGCCGCGCCGTCGCGCGCACCTATGACAGCCTCGTCGGCCGCTGGCTCGCCATGATCCGCCAGCGCGGCCGGCTGACCTGGATCACCAATGGCAGCGGTGCGCTGGTGCCGGTGGTGCCGCTGTTGCTGGCGGCGCCCAAATACCTGTCCGGAGACATGTCCCTGGGCGGCGTCGTGCAGGTCGCAGCCGCCTTCGTGATGGTTCAAAACGCCTTCAACTGGGTCCTCGACAATTTCATGCGCATCGCCGAATGGCTGGCGGCGGCCCGGCGCGTCAACGAGCTGGCCGACGCGCTGGAGCGTGTCGACCACGAGCCGCCGGGCGAGCATCTCGCGATCGCGCCGAGCGCCGACGGCCTGCTGCATCTCGAAGAGGTGACCCTGATCGACCGCGACGGGCGAACCCTCGTCGCCGACATCTCCTGTGCGCTGACGCCCGGGACGACCCTGCACATCTCGGGCGAACTCGGCCTCGGCAAGGCCGCGCTGATCCAGGCCGTCGCCGGCCTCTGGCCCTGGGGGCGCGGCGAGATCCGGCTTCCGGAGGGCGCCTTCGTCACGGCCGTGCCGCACAAGCTGCACCTTTCGGAGGGCAGCCTGCGCGCCGTCCTCGAAACCGGCCGCACCCTGCCGGAGGAGCAGCTGCAGACGGTCCTGCGGCGCTACGGCCTGTCCTCGCTCGCTCCCATGCTCGACGAAACCCGCGACTGGGACCGGGAACTCGCCACCGGCGACCGACAGCGCCTGGCGCTGGCCCGGGCCGAGCTGGAGCAGCCCGACATCGTCCTGCTGGACGAGGCCACGAGCGCCTTCGACACCGACGCCGCGCTGGAACTCCTCGACCATCTGCGCGCCGCGCGGCCCGAGGCCATCATCATCGCTTTCGGCCAGGGCGCCGGTTTCGCCGAGGCCGCGACCCACCGCCTGCTGCTGAAGCGCGCCGGCGGCGTCGTGCGGATGGCGGCACGCCCCGCCGCCGCCGATCCAGCGGCCTCCCCCCTCGCAGCTCCCGCGCATGCCGGACCTGCCGAATGA
- a CDS encoding lysylphosphatidylglycerol synthase domain-containing protein codes for MSFGPLEPGMPPRRRSRWWWLGPLASIVIFGASLVVLWYIVREIEPGELANAFANASLRQLGLACGFTALSYLLLTGYDALALKRLGLSIPYRTTALASFTSYSVSFTLGFPIVTGGTVRYWIYSPKGVRASEVASLTVIAGLTFWLGLGAILCVSLFYATPSVAMLARTSPLVVQAVGAAVAAGTIGYLLWIASGERTIRVRGWNLPLPGLAITLGQMFLGAAEVCAAAAVLFVLLPGGHGIDYPTFLAVYVFACLVGIASHAPGGLGVFEATMLVALSRLPFEPVLGALLIFRIIYYILPFILALVLLALNEMVRRIRRHER; via the coding sequence ATGTCGTTCGGCCCGCTCGAGCCTGGAATGCCGCCGCGTCGGCGCAGCCGCTGGTGGTGGCTGGGTCCGCTCGCCAGCATCGTCATCTTCGGCGCTTCGCTGGTGGTGCTCTGGTACATCGTCCGGGAGATCGAGCCCGGCGAACTCGCCAATGCCTTCGCCAATGCCAGCCTGCGCCAGCTCGGCCTGGCCTGCGGCTTCACCGCCCTGAGCTACCTGCTGCTGACCGGATATGACGCGCTGGCGCTGAAACGGCTCGGCCTGTCGATCCCCTATCGCACGACGGCGCTCGCCTCCTTCACCAGCTATTCGGTCTCCTTCACGCTGGGCTTCCCGATCGTGACCGGCGGCACCGTGCGCTACTGGATCTATTCGCCCAAGGGCGTGCGCGCCTCCGAGGTCGCGAGCCTCACCGTCATCGCCGGCCTGACCTTCTGGCTCGGGCTGGGCGCCATCCTTTGCGTCAGCCTGTTCTACGCCACGCCCTCGGTCGCGATGCTGGCGCGCACCTCGCCCCTCGTCGTGCAGGCGGTCGGCGCGGCCGTCGCGGCTGGCACCATCGGCTATCTGCTCTGGATCGCGAGCGGCGAGCGCACCATCCGCGTCCGCGGCTGGAACCTGCCGCTGCCGGGCCTCGCCATCACGCTCGGCCAGATGTTCCTCGGCGCGGCCGAGGTCTGCGCGGCGGCGGCCGTGCTCTTCGTCCTTCTGCCGGGCGGCCATGGCATCGACTACCCGACCTTCCTGGCCGTCTATGTCTTCGCCTGCCTCGTCGGCATCGCCAGCCATGCGCCCGGCGGGCTCGGGGTCTTCGAGGCGACGATGCTGGTCGCGCTCAGCCGGCTGCCCTTCGAGCCGGTGCTGGGCGCGCTGCTGATCTTCCGGATCATCTACTACATCCTGCCCTTTATCCTGGCGCTGGTCCTGCTGGCGCTGAACGAGATGGTCCGGCGCATCCGCCGCCACGAGCGCTGA
- a CDS encoding multidrug effflux MFS transporter — translation MTDASLTAGPRHGMRFRFFVALMAALMAANALAIDSMLPALPQMAEALGIAGANDRQWIITAYLLGFGSAQIVYGTVSDRFGRRPVLLFGLVVYVAASIAAAFAGSFETMMVARVVQGIGAAATRVLVVSIVRDCYSGRDMARVMSLAMIVFLAVPILAPSIGQAILLVAPWRWIFGVLTIFGALVMLWVILSLRETQSPEDRKPIEIATVVAAFRTTLTTRLAVGYMLAMAFVLGGLFGFINSAQQVFVDVFHAPEWFTTIFALIAMFMAAASLLNARIVGRLGMRRVSHGALLAYIGLTGVHALVAWWGYESLWSFAAFQAGAMFCFGLVAPNFGAMAMDPLGHVAGTASSVQGFVTTIGGALLGFYIGQHFDGTVVPLTLGFALCGLVALAIVLVAEKGRLFRPAAGRH, via the coding sequence ATGACCGACGCATCCCTGACCGCCGGGCCCCGCCACGGCATGCGCTTCCGTTTTTTCGTTGCCCTGATGGCCGCGCTGATGGCGGCCAACGCGCTCGCGATCGACTCGATGCTGCCCGCTCTGCCGCAGATGGCCGAGGCGCTGGGCATCGCCGGCGCCAACGACCGGCAATGGATCATCACCGCTTATCTGCTCGGCTTCGGCTCGGCGCAGATCGTCTACGGCACGGTGTCGGACCGCTTCGGGCGGCGACCCGTCCTGCTCTTCGGGCTCGTCGTCTACGTCGCGGCGAGCATCGCGGCCGCCTTCGCCGGCTCCTTCGAGACGATGATGGTGGCCCGCGTCGTCCAGGGAATCGGTGCCGCGGCGACGCGCGTCCTCGTCGTCTCGATCGTGCGCGACTGCTATTCCGGCCGCGACATGGCACGGGTGATGTCGCTGGCGATGATCGTCTTCCTCGCGGTGCCGATCCTCGCCCCCTCGATCGGCCAGGCGATCCTGCTCGTCGCGCCCTGGCGCTGGATCTTCGGCGTTCTGACGATCTTCGGTGCGCTGGTGATGCTCTGGGTCATCCTCAGCCTGCGCGAGACGCAAAGCCCCGAGGATCGCAAGCCGATCGAGATCGCGACGGTGGTCGCGGCCTTCCGCACCACGCTGACGACGCGGCTCGCCGTCGGCTACATGCTGGCGATGGCCTTCGTGCTCGGCGGGCTCTTCGGCTTCATCAATTCGGCCCAGCAGGTCTTCGTCGACGTCTTCCATGCGCCGGAATGGTTCACCACCATCTTCGCGCTGATCGCGATGTTCATGGCCGCCGCCTCGCTGCTGAACGCGCGCATCGTCGGCCGGCTGGGCATGCGCCGCGTCTCCCATGGCGCGCTGCTGGCCTATATCGGCCTGACCGGCGTCCATGCCCTGGTCGCCTGGTGGGGCTACGAATCGCTCTGGAGCTTCGCCGCCTTCCAGGCCGGCGCGATGTTCTGCTTCGGGCTGGTCGCGCCGAATTTCGGCGCGATGGCGATGGACCCGCTCGGCCATGTCGCCGGCACGGCCTCCTCGGTCCAGGGCTTCGTCACGACGATCGGCGGCGCGCTGCTGGGCTTCTACATCGGCCAGCATTTCGACGGCACGGTCGTGCCGCTGACGCTGGGCTTTGCGCTGTGCGGGCTGGTGGCGCTGGCGATCGTGCTGGTGGCGGAGAAGGGCCGGCTCTTCCGCCCCGCCGCGGGCCGTCACTGA
- a CDS encoding cold-shock protein, which yields MATGTVKWFNETKGYGFITPDQGGQDVFVHISAVERSGMRGLNEGQKISYDLEADRKTGKSSAVNLKTA from the coding sequence GTGGCCACAGGTACTGTGAAATGGTTCAACGAAACCAAGGGCTATGGTTTCATCACGCCTGACCAGGGCGGTCAGGACGTGTTCGTGCACATCAGCGCGGTCGAGCGCTCGGGCATGCGCGGCCTGAACGAAGGCCAGAAGATCAGCTACGACCTCGAGGCGGATCGCAAGACCGGCAAGTCCTCCGCGGTCAATCTGAAGACGGCCTGA
- a CDS encoding fumarylacetoacetate hydrolase family protein, whose amino-acid sequence MTTYVIDPPAVTAVPVAGGGMFPVRRVFCVGRNYAEHTREMGGDPDREEPFFFTKPADALLINGADMPYPTKTADLHHEMELVVAIGTGGKDIAEADALAHVFGYAAGLDMTRRDLQAAAKKAGRPWDMAKGFDLSGPVGEIAPASQIGHPAAGKIALVVNGVPRQSSDLAKQIWNVPETISYLSGLVELAPGDLIFTGTPEGVAAVVRGDVLEGEIAGVGTVRTRIA is encoded by the coding sequence ATGACGACTTACGTGATCGACCCGCCGGCGGTGACGGCCGTGCCGGTGGCGGGCGGCGGGATGTTCCCGGTGCGCCGCGTCTTCTGCGTCGGCCGCAACTATGCTGAACACACCCGCGAGATGGGCGGCGATCCCGACCGCGAGGAGCCCTTCTTCTTCACCAAGCCCGCCGATGCGCTGCTGATCAACGGCGCCGACATGCCCTATCCCACCAAGACCGCCGACCTCCATCACGAGATGGAGCTGGTCGTGGCCATCGGGACCGGCGGCAAGGATATCGCCGAGGCCGACGCGCTCGCCCATGTCTTCGGCTATGCCGCGGGCCTCGACATGACGCGCCGTGATCTCCAGGCCGCCGCCAAGAAGGCCGGCCGCCCCTGGGACATGGCCAAGGGCTTCGACCTCTCCGGGCCGGTCGGCGAGATCGCCCCCGCCAGCCAGATCGGCCACCCGGCCGCCGGCAAGATCGCGCTCGTCGTCAACGGCGTGCCGCGCCAGAGCTCCGACCTCGCCAAGCAGATCTGGAATGTGCCCGAGACGATTTCCTATCTCTCCGGGCTTGTCGAGCTCGCCCCGGGTGACCTGATCTTCACCGGCACGCCCGAGGGCGTCGCCGCCGTCGTCCGTGGCGATGTGCTCGAAGGCGAGATCGCCGGCGTCGGCACCGTCCGCACCCGGATCGCCTGA
- a CDS encoding dihydrodipicolinate synthase family protein, translating to MTLTADAAGVFPIAPTPFNPDGSVDWGSTEKLFAFYDEIGSDGTTVLGIMGEAPKLEPEESLRIVKTAVAGMPGKPVIVGVSAPGFAAMRTLARQSMELGAAGVMIAPPPSLRTDDQITGYYAQAVEAIGTDIPFVIQDYPLTLSVVMTPSVIRKIVTDNPSCVMLKHEDWPGLEKISTLRKFQKEGSLRPISILTGNGGLFLDFEMERGADGAMTGYAFPELLIDVVKLQKAGKRDDAHDIFDAHLPLLRYEQQLGAGLAVRKYTLMKRGILASDAQRKPGSAISALAKTEVDYLLARVAKTDKRAAL from the coding sequence ATGACCCTGACCGCCGACGCCGCTGGCGTCTTCCCGATCGCGCCGACCCCGTTCAACCCCGACGGCTCGGTCGATTGGGGCTCCACCGAGAAGCTCTTCGCCTTCTATGACGAGATCGGCTCGGACGGCACGACGGTGCTCGGCATCATGGGCGAGGCGCCCAAGCTCGAGCCGGAGGAATCCCTGCGCATCGTCAAGACGGCCGTGGCCGGCATGCCGGGCAAGCCGGTGATCGTCGGCGTCTCGGCGCCGGGCTTCGCCGCCATGCGCACCCTGGCGCGCCAGTCGATGGAGCTGGGCGCCGCCGGCGTCATGATCGCGCCGCCGCCGAGCCTGCGCACCGACGACCAGATCACCGGCTACTACGCCCAGGCCGTCGAGGCGATCGGCACCGACATCCCCTTCGTCATCCAGGACTATCCGCTGACGCTCTCGGTGGTGATGACGCCGTCCGTGATCCGCAAGATCGTCACCGACAACCCCTCCTGCGTCATGCTCAAGCACGAGGACTGGCCGGGGCTGGAGAAGATCTCGACCCTGCGCAAGTTCCAGAAGGAGGGCTCCCTGCGCCCGATCTCGATCCTCACCGGCAATGGCGGCCTCTTCCTCGATTTCGAGATGGAGCGCGGCGCCGACGGCGCGATGACCGGCTACGCCTTCCCGGAGCTGCTGATCGACGTGGTGAAGCTGCAGAAGGCCGGCAAGCGCGACGACGCGCATGACATCTTCGACGCCCATCTGCCGCTGCTGCGCTACGAGCAGCAGCTCGGCGCCGGCCTGGCGGTGCGCAAATACACGCTGATGAAGCGCGGCATCCTCGCCAGCGACGCCCAGCGCAAGCCGGGCTCGGCGATCAGCGCCCTCGCGAAGACCGAGGTCGACTATCTGCTGGCGCGCGTCGCCAAAACCGACAAGCGCGCCGCCCTCTGA